The genomic segment CTCTTTGCCCAGCTCGACGACCGCGTCGACGCACCAGCGCGCGTCGAGCTCCTTCGCCCGCGCCGCGTCCGCGAGGAAGCGCGGCTCGATCCGCTCCGCGATCCCGCCGAGGGGGGCCTCGTCGATCCCGCCGCGCCGCCTGCGGATCGCCGCGAGCCCCGCGTCCGGAAGGGCGAGCGCCGGGAGGACTAGCAGCGCGCCGCACGCGAAGACGTGGAAGCCGAGCGCGCCCGAGTCGACCACGCCGGCCTCGGCGAGGCGCGGCAGGAACCTCGGCGTGTCGGCGACGACCGCGGCGAGCCGGAGCTCGAGCTCGCGGTGCGCGCCGAGATCCGGGACGAGCCCGAGCTCCCGGACGATCGCCGGGAGCGCCGTCATCGCCGTGAGAATCGTCCCCTCGACCGGCTTCGCGACCGCGCCGTAGGCGAGATCCCGACCGCGGTCCAGCGCCGCAGCGAGCGCCCCGGCGTCAAAACGATCCGCACCGTCGAGCGCGCCGAGGACGCCGACGAGGTGCTCGGCGAGGATGATGCCCGAGTTGCCGCGCGCGCCCTCGATGAGCGCGCGACCGACGTCCGGGGAGCGCGATCCTATCGCGGCGGCGAGCGCGTCGATCGTGCGGCAGAGGTTCTTGCCCGTGTCGGCGTCGACCACCGGGAAGACGTTGATGCGATCGAGGAGCGCGGCACGGCGCCTGAGATCCGCGGCGCCGGCGAGCATCGCCTCGTACAGGATCTCCCGCGGCGTCACGGCGGGGTCTCCCCGGGCGGCGTGGCGCTCTTGCCGAACCTCGGCCCGTTGCCGGCGACCAGCCGCGCGATGTTCTTGCGGTGCGACACGACGATGAGCAGGGCGAGCGCGCCTGCGGCGCACACGTCGAAGCCGTTGCCGCCCAACAGGTAGGCCGAGACGGGGTAGGTCAGCATCATGCAGATCGAGCCGAGGGAGACGATCCGGAAAGCCGCGAACGCGATGAAGAAGAAGACGCCGCCCGCGAAGACGGTGAACGGGGAGACGACCAGCATCGCGCCCACGGCCGCGGCGACCCCCTTGCCGCCGCGGAAGCCGTGGAACACCGGGAACATGTTGCCGAGGAGGAGCGGGATCGCGGCGAGCGGCGAGAGCGGATCGAGGCCCAGGGCCGAGGCGGCGAAGATCACGGCCGCGCCGCGGGCGATGTCGAGCGCGAGCACCGTCATCGCCGCAGTCTTGCCGGCGACCCGGGCGAGGTTCGTCGCGCCGGCGTTGCCGCTCCCGTGCCTCCGCAGGTCTCCGTGGCCGAGGAGCCGCGCCGCGACGAGCGAAAAGTTCACGGATCCCAGCGCGTAGGCGAAGGCGGCTGCGCCTGCCGCCGCGAGGAGCCAGGTTGTCGTGAGCGCGGGCATGCGGCGAGGACGATACCCGAAAACGGGGAATTGGGGGATGGCCTCGAGAGCGCCGGGTCTGGTACGCTCGGGCGAAGGGGGTGCGGCTTGCCGGAAGCGCACATCGTCGAGCAGGTCGGTCGGGCGAAGAGGCTGATCGCGGGGGCGCTCGCGCTCA from the Pseudomonadota bacterium genome contains:
- a CDS encoding glycerol-3-phosphate acyltransferase: MPALTTTWLLAAAGAAAFAYALGSVNFSLVAARLLGHGDLRRHGSGNAGATNLARVAGKTAAMTVLALDIARGAAVIFAASALGLDPLSPLAAIPLLLGNMFPVFHGFRGGKGVAAAVGAMLVVSPFTVFAGGVFFFIAFAAFRIVSLGSICMMLTYPVSAYLLGGNGFDVCAAGALALLIVVSHRKNIARLVAGNGPRFGKSATPPGETPP